Genomic segment of Pararhodobacter zhoushanensis:
CCGATGACAGCTTCACGCAGACCATGACCGACGCCTTTGCGCCGATCCGTCAGGAATGGATCGACTCTGTCGCGGCCCATGGCATCGACGGGGCCGAAGCGCTGGACTTCTACCTGTCCGAACAAGCCAATGTCGTGACCGGGAACTGACCTATGAAACGTTCATGGCGATGGGTCGAGGTCTTCCTGGAGATGGTGATCAGCCTGTGTCTTGTCGCCATGACCGCCCTGACGGTGATTGATGTGGCGGGCCGTTACTTTTTCGGCATGCCCCTGCAAGGCGCGTTTGAAATCTCGGAACTGCTTATGGGGATGACCGTCTTTGCCTCGCTGCCGTTGGCGACGCGCTCGGAAAGCCACCTGACGATCGGGCTTTTCACCGATCAGCTCTACGGTCGCACGCGGCAGATCCACCGGATCACCATCCAGATCATCAGCTTCCTTGCGCTGGCCTTCATCGGCTGGCGCATGGGGATCCAGACCAGCATCTTCTACCACTCACAGATTGCTACCGGCTCGTTGCGGCTGGCGCTTTGGCCGATTGCTGCGGTCATGTCGGCGCTTGGCTGGCTGTCGGCCCTGGTCGCGTTGGTCCTTGTGATCCGCGCGCTTGCCGGGCGCGATCTGGACACCAAACCCGCAAGAGGGACTCTCGAATGATCGTGTCGCTGATCGGCTTTGCCGTCCTTCTTCTGATGATCTTTGTCGGCGTCCCGCTGGGCTTTGCGCTGATGTTCGTCGGGGTCATCGGCTTTGCCTATGTCCGCGCCGATATGGTCGGACAGGCCCTGATGTCCTGGGGCGACGGCGGCCTCGTCTTCAACATGCGTGCGATCAACGGCGCGCTCGTGATGACCGGCCAGCAGATGTACGATCAGGTCGCGTCTTACGGCATGACCGTGATCCCGCTGTTCGTGCTGATGGGGGCGTTCATTCACCGCAGCCAACTGGCGCAAGAGCTTTACGACGCCGCCAACGCCTTTCTGGGACACCGGCGCGGCGGGCTGGCGATGGGCACGGTTGCGGCCTGCGGCGGGTTTGCGGCGGTCTGCGGCTCGTCTCTGGCCACGGCGGCGACGATTTCCAAGGTCGCGATGCCCTCGATGCGGCGCTATGGCTATGACGACAGCCTGTCGACCGGGGTGATCGCGGCAGGCGGCACGCTGGGGATCATGATCCCGCCCTCGGTGCCGATGGTGATCTTTGGCCTGTTGTCCGAAACCGATGTGGCCAAACTGTTCATCGCGGGCATCATCCCCGGCCTGATCCTGATGGCTCTGTTCCTTGCCACCATCGCGATCCAGACCTACCGCAATCCCGACATCGGCCCGCGCGGCGACAAGGTCGCCTGGCCCGAGCGGTTCCGGCTGTTGCTCAAGGTCTGGGGCGTGGTGGTGATCTTTGTCGTCATCATCGGCGGTATCTATTTCGGCATCTTCACCCCGACCGAGGCCGCCGGCATCGGTGTCGCCACCAGCTTTCTGTTCGCGGTCGCGCGCGGAAAAATGGGGCTGCGCGAGCTGCGCGAAAGTCTGGTGGAAACCGGCATCACCACCGGCATGATCTTTGTCATCGCCTTCGGCGCGACGATCTTCTCGAACTTCGTCAATCTTGCCGGCTTCACCACCGCGATCTCGGAAGCGCTGATCGCGCTCGACGTCTCGCCCCTGCTCTTCGTCGCCGCGATCTGCGTCATCTATCTGATCATGGGCTGTGTCTTTGACAGTCTGGCGATGCTCATCCTGACCGTGCCGATCTTTGCCGCGATCCTCAAACCGATGGGCGTGGACATGATCTGGTTCGGCATCGTTGCGGTGATCGCGGTCGAGCTGGGACTGATCACGCCGCCGGTGGGGATCAACGTGCTGGTGGTCAAGTCGGCGGTGCCCGGGGTCAACATCTGGACCGTGTTCCGCGGCGTGTGGCCCTTTGTGATCGCCATGGTGATCGCGCTGATCTTTGTGCTGCTGGTGCCGCAGACGGCGACCCTGCTGCCGGACCTCATGAACCGTTGAGCCGACATTTCGCCTCGGCCCGACGCGGTATCGGTGGCCTGCCCTATTGAAACGGAGAGACGACGTGGCGAGAAACATTCTGTGGATCATGTGCGACCAGCTCAGGTTCGACTACCTGGGCTGCGCCGGGCATCCGACCCTGAAAACGCCCCATATCGACGCGCTCGCCGCGCGGGGCGTGCGCTTCACCAACGCCTATGTGCAATCCACGATCTGCGGCCCCTCGCGCATGTCGGCCTATACCGGCCGCTATGTGCGCTCGCATGGGTCGACCTATAACGGCGTGCCGCTGCGGGTGGGCGAACCGATGCTGGGCGACCATCTGCGCGAGGCGGGGATGGACTGCGTGTTGCTGGGCAAGACGCATATGATCCCCGATACCGACGGCATGGCGCGGCTGGGGATCGAGGCGGACTCCCTGATCGGCGTGCGCAACGCGGAATGTGGTTTTGACCCGTTCGACCGCCACGACGGCCTGCACCCGTCAGAGCATCCCGGCGGCGGTGGCGAGGCCTATCAGGCCTATCTGCGGGCCAAGGGCTATGAGGGCGACAACCTGTGGGAAGAATGGACCAACAGCGCCGACGGCCCGGCGGGCGAACGGCTTAACGGCTGGCTCTGGGCGCATTCCGACAAACCGGCGCGGGTTGCCGAAGAGGATTCCGAAACCGCCTATCTGACCGACCGGGCAATGGCGTTCATCGACAGCGCCATCGCCAAGGGGAAACCCTGGTGCGCGCATCTGAGCTATATCAAGCCGCACTGGCCCTATTTGGCCCCTGCCCCGTATCACAACCTCTATGGCGCCGAGGATCTGCTCGCCCCCGTCCGCAGCGAGTCCGAGCTGGCCGACCCGCACCCGCTCTACGAGGCCTTCACGCAAGAGCGCCACGCCCTCACCCTGTGCCGTGAGGGCGGACGCGAGCGTGTGATCCCGGCCTATATGGGCCTGATCCAGCAAATCGACGACCACCTCGGGCGGCTCTTTGCCTTTCTAAAGGACCGCGGCATCGCGGATCAGACGGTGATCGCCTTTACCTCGGACCATGGCGATTACCTCGGTGACCATTGGCTGGGCGAAAAATACCTCTTTCACGACGCCTCGGTCAAAGTGCCGCTGATCCT
This window contains:
- a CDS encoding TRAP transporter small permease; this translates as MKRSWRWVEVFLEMVISLCLVAMTALTVIDVAGRYFFGMPLQGAFEISELLMGMTVFASLPLATRSESHLTIGLFTDQLYGRTRQIHRITIQIISFLALAFIGWRMGIQTSIFYHSQIATGSLRLALWPIAAVMSALGWLSALVALVLVIRALAGRDLDTKPARGTLE
- a CDS encoding TRAP transporter large permease; this encodes MIVSLIGFAVLLLMIFVGVPLGFALMFVGVIGFAYVRADMVGQALMSWGDGGLVFNMRAINGALVMTGQQMYDQVASYGMTVIPLFVLMGAFIHRSQLAQELYDAANAFLGHRRGGLAMGTVAACGGFAAVCGSSLATAATISKVAMPSMRRYGYDDSLSTGVIAAGGTLGIMIPPSVPMVIFGLLSETDVAKLFIAGIIPGLILMALFLATIAIQTYRNPDIGPRGDKVAWPERFRLLLKVWGVVVIFVVIIGGIYFGIFTPTEAAGIGVATSFLFAVARGKMGLRELRESLVETGITTGMIFVIAFGATIFSNFVNLAGFTTAISEALIALDVSPLLFVAAICVIYLIMGCVFDSLAMLILTVPIFAAILKPMGVDMIWFGIVAVIAVELGLITPPVGINVLVVKSAVPGVNIWTVFRGVWPFVIAMVIALIFVLLVPQTATLLPDLMNR
- a CDS encoding sulfatase-like hydrolase/transferase, with the protein product MARNILWIMCDQLRFDYLGCAGHPTLKTPHIDALAARGVRFTNAYVQSTICGPSRMSAYTGRYVRSHGSTYNGVPLRVGEPMLGDHLREAGMDCVLLGKTHMIPDTDGMARLGIEADSLIGVRNAECGFDPFDRHDGLHPSEHPGGGGEAYQAYLRAKGYEGDNLWEEWTNSADGPAGERLNGWLWAHSDKPARVAEEDSETAYLTDRAMAFIDSAIAKGKPWCAHLSYIKPHWPYLAPAPYHNLYGAEDLLAPVRSESELADPHPLYEAFTQERHALTLCREGGRERVIPAYMGLIQQIDDHLGRLFAFLKDRGIADQTVIAFTSDHGDYLGDHWLGEKYLFHDASVKVPLILYDPAPEADATRGTTSDALVEMIDMAPTFLDLAGAPPKPHVLEGHSLLPLLHDPKAVLARDYVFSEYDFAADQVRIKLGTSVQESRLTMVFDGRWKMIDCRALPPMLFDLESDPDELFDLGREPGYGMIRARLFDAIRRWYHDGRNRISCADTDFTQADDLLRIGADPVLKQGVVIGYWDEAELATAQALFARAGG